tttcagacttacttgccaggaaatatacccaggtaaatcgtgagtagtcatccacaattactaggcaatatttcttacctccaatgctttgagttctggttggtccaaagagatccatatgcgaagGCTGCAAagacacgattagtggaaacttgatttattggtttgaaagaatttcttacctgttttcccaatatgcatggtgtacatagatcggacttttggtatgacatgATTGGGTaaaaccacgaacaagcttctttgctgaaattttggctatccgTCTTCATATTGACATGCCCAAGTTTTTTACGTGCCATaggtttgcttcgtcttgaattgagattagacattgcgatttatctggtttgatatccaagaggtagatatttccatgtcttcgacccataaatgactgagtagaatatttgctggttcctgaacatattccctcttgaaagctgattttgaaaccggtatcgcaTAGCTGGTTgatactgagcaaattgtagttaagtccttccactaaggaaacattgctgattgtgaggtttccaatcgttatagttccaaatcccacaattcttcctttgatgtttcctccaaatgatacttttccaccatttacttgaacgagctttatgaagcaatttgaatctcctgtcatatgtcttgagcatccactatccagataccattttacatttttcttgatagtgacctgcattaaaaaagagactcaagctttctttggtacccatattttcttgggtccattggtgttagtatgatatgcggtttttgcccatattttgttaacaggtttccaaaccataggacattctttctcgaaaTGATCTAAACAATTGCACTTAGAGCATCTGAGAGCATtacgacctactggttttacaaaaacctttttgaaatgatttttgcaaGCATCTCTtgagggtctttgcttaattttttttttttttttggtaagaggtctttgcttaattctttccttcactttaggaaaatcaattaaaggaatagtttcacggtcattcccaaaccagatttattgaaataaggtctttgtgctaaaagaattttctcaagtttctcagatcctattgaaaatctttttgaaatatttgatatgtcattttttaaaaatatattttctttcaaaagattatcttcattttatttaagagaagaaacatttatgtctaaacatttaaccttttctttcaaaacattttcctgttgtttcagtgcagaattttcctttttgagttcggaaatccttttaagagaagtcttaagactaaaacacaactcatcaatgtatttagaaactttaataggaattttgaagttactcACCTTAAATTCACACGTCCGAACCCGAGCGGGTCTCGGAGTTTGAGTCgaatctgattgtgccatcaaacatatattggcataatcatcatcactttcttcacactctcgTATCACTCGAGGTTTTCGccttaagagcctttcgatacttttcagcttttcctttcttcttcctcgaagaggacAGGTTGAGTCCGATgtatccctttttcttacattcaaagcgagactacatctttgtttgattcatcatcctcagcgACTTAGtctgcttttgaaaacttttgtttctttggattaaatctttttccttttcgttgagctttctaaatcttcttatcatgagagcaagctcctcatcgtccatatcgtcttgtAATCcgtaacatcgaatcatcattggattttaatgcaatggatttcttacctttaggatcttcgtcttcattgattcactccacttcataagactgaagagtcccaactaactcatcaacataaagtggcatgattctttgtgtatCTCTTATTggggtctttatgtgattccaatccttggagagtccacgcagtagcttgtttaccttcatgggatctgaaattggttgaccttgattttcaagaccattcacgatttctgtaaaacgactaaacatatcagttatagattctcctgatttcattttgaaggcttcgtattaaccgaggagaatgttgattcggTCTCTTTCACTGATCGGTNNNNNNNNNNNNNNNNNNNNNNNNNNNNNNNNNNNNNNNNNNNNNNNNNNNNNNNNNNNNNNNNNNNNNNNNNNNNNNNNNNNNNNNNNNNNNNNNNNNNAAAATGGAGCCTGCAACAGGAAATTGATATTCGATGAAGATTACAAGAGAGAGCACCGATTGGTTGCATGACGTCCCCATAACTAAATTTGACTGCACACTTTGACCTGGACATCCAGCAATAGATGTGGACAGCGGTAGCCCATAATCTTTCAAGTCCTGCAGAAAATAATTTCAGAATTTACTGAGACTGAGGACATTAGGTTTGACATAGGTACAGGAAATGGGAAACCTGAGAAGCTTCAAAGCCCAAGTACTGATGATCAACACTTGATGGAAGAGGGTGGGTGGCTACTTGTGTCTCACTATTTTGCTTAACACTTTCAGAAGGAAGGTGTTCAGCAGATTCTCCAAATGCATTCCATGGCTAGTTTGAAAAGGAAAGCAAGGGTGGATCATTATGTCACTATAAATCATTGAGCGCAGTgtaaaattaaacaaacaacAAAATCACAGCAATTTAATAAGATACAAGAAAACAACCATGAATCACCTACCCCAAAAATCAACTTATGGAATTATCACATAAGAAAACATCTCACCTGAGTGCCCGATGTGGTGGTGGCCACTTGACTATTCTCAAGACCTCCATGCCACAGATCTGGTATCGATGAAGGAAGATTCTGGGAACTAGTTTTTTGAGAGATATCCCAATCCATATTTGGatcaaaagatgaaaagggaACAAATTTCTTAGAATCCGTGTCGCTGGAAATTAAGTCGCAAGTTGAATTGTTAGTCCCTAGTGCAGATAGAGTGGAATTAGGAGAATCAAATGTCGCCCATCCTTCATTTTTGTGCTTTGACAGCTCAGGTTCCCTGTTATCCAAGGTCGCATCTGATCGATGCTGTGGAAAATCAGCAAACAAATCCAAAGATGTAGATGGAGGTGCTTGGGGAGTCTGATGTTGTAACGTAGATGGAACTACATTTGTTGGAGTTAACTGAAAAAGATCTAGAGATGGAGCTGTTGATGTGGCGGCTCCCTTGAACAAATCAACAGTTGAGGCTTCAGAACGAACTGGTTCTGGTGCCAGTTGTGACTTGAATAGGTCTACGTTACTTGAACTTGCAGAAACAGTTGACGCAGGAAAACTAGGCATTTTGTCTGGGTGATTTCCAGAAATCTCAGGCTCAGAAATCAAATCTGCTAAACTACCTGAATTAAATGACTGAAGAGACACAGAGTTGCTATCAAATGAACCAAAGCTTCCTAATGATGCAGTTctctgtttaaaaaaaaaagagaatttcaatCAGATGATTTCTTGAAAAAACAGCTCAAGAATTTAAACAAGCAGCAATATTGAGCATCATATGAAATATCACTTAAAATGGTGGAGTGACATATTCCACTTACCCACAGTCAGAGCAATAAGCAAATAAACGAAATATGATTCTAAATGCTGGACATATTCCATGCCAAATATTCAAAGCACAGACAATATGGAAAACAATGATCTGCATTCCTACAGAAATCTATAGATAGCAACAGCTGCAGTTCCATATCAAGATTAAGAGTAATAGATTCCATTATAGGAAAGAGAAAGCTTATTTCACCCATTTCAGTTCACAGACGCATTCTAGTTATAGCTATTTCGTCTATCTGGCAAGCAATATCCTTGCAGATATTCACTCATAGATTTCTAGATGGCTAAATCAgaaaacaacaataaataatgcaaattagTCACATGAATGATATTATATGGAAACGGTTCAGATCCAATGCTACAACTGGAGGGGGGAAAGAGCAAAACTTTTGCAAGTTCTACCAGAGACAGAaataataaaagttaaaaaagagtACTGGAAAGCCTCATGCAGAATGAAACGCCTAATTTATGGGCTGGCACAGTCTAGAAGCCTTCAATATTGTAAGAAATTGTTAGATACATCTTTTAAGTAATAAGCGATCAGTATGTTAAAAGTTACACCTAATATATGCACAATCATAATGTTTACAGGACTCTCTGCACATGAATAGAAACTTTAAGAACCCTTTAAAGAAGCACAGAAAATCAACAAACATCAGAAGCAAGAAGTCAGCCACCTATGCCATTACAAACGTTGGATTTGCCatcatgcaagaaattttctagtAGTTATTTCACCAGATTCTAGATTTTTAGTAGGGTAGGAATCATCTGACTAACAATGGCACAACAAGAAAGCAGTTGAAACATGTCATGTCAAGCAATAGAAGTTGACACTCAGCAAATTGCAATTTGCTACAAATGCAACAGATTTATTTAACTACAACCTGAGGATGGGGTATCCCTGTTGGTATCTTTCGAACCGTGCTGGGGCTTCTCGAGATGTATTTGATGTTTGACGACTCAGATTATTCCCTGAAAAATCTCTCGAAAGGTGTCTCTGTGGGCTACCAAATTCACTGTCCTTCTGAAAATTTGGGGACTGAGCATCAGATCTGAAATGGATCACCTCCACTAGAAACAGAATAATCTGAGACCCTGGGAACAGAACCTTTCATTTGCAAAATCTATCCTCATAAGCACGCCACTTAAACGTCCTGGACTGTAGATCAGACTGAGATTTTCCTTCATATAGGCCTCTATCTGAACCAGGTTTTCTGTAAGAGTAGCACCTGGGTCTGCTATACCGCCGTTCTTTCATATTGGTTGTCATAAGGTGGACTCTGAGAGTAAGAATGATAAGAGCTGGCACGcctcatctccttcttcctGGCTTTCATGCTCTGTCAAAATTCAGTCAGGGGACCTTGTAAGATTATCTGCTATCCAGAAAATGAAGTAATATAAACTCAAAGTTAGTGGACTAAATCTCCAGAAATACAGCTTTGAGTGATTTATTTCACTGAAgccaaggaagaaagagaaaatcctCAGCATCCTTCAATTGaattattctttcctttttttctgacATACATGGTGATGGTAGTAACATTCTCATTCACCCTTATGAAGGTCATACCAAGAAAATTTTCAGGAGTGAATTTCCAATTCTTTCATTTCAGGAAGATGAAAGGGGTTTTCCAATGGCTATGAGGGCTCCACCGGTGCTACCAAGCACCGGAGGGTCGTGTGATCCCCGAAGGGTGATCTCctcggtcataaaaaaaaaaaaaaaaagagaagggttTTCCAACGGACAAATTCAGCTTATCAGAGGCTTAAGCAGAGTTTGGGCATATAGAAACATCAACCACTTAAACAACCACACGACAAGCTGAAAACATCACCGACAAGGCGACCTGCATATCTCTTGGAGGCTTGTCAGAGTTTTTCCTCCAGCATATCTTCGATCCACATATACAGCCTTTATGAACTCCGAACCTTATCAACATTGCTGCAATATATGAATGAAAATGTAAAGATGCATGTCATCCATGATGTGCAATCAGTGACTTGCAGACATAAGGTCAACCTGCTATCAGGCAATCCCTGTCTTTGTGAATCCCAATCCTTCAAATACATTTCCTTGCACGCTGCAAACACATTGAATATCATATCAAATACCATTACTCCAATAGTGGACAATAGTGCACATAAGAGTGAGTCTTTTACCTGGGATTACCACCATTTTGAAGCGCTTCAACCTCTTGGGAAGTGAACTTCGCCATGGAGACAGATTTTACGCGATGAGTAAACTCACGGCTGTTTGACATAACAAAACTTAAGTCAGACTACACACGCGAAAGCCACAGACTCAAAATTACACAATGCTGGACGTACAAGATAAAGATgctaaaatacaagaaaaaaatgccaAGATCCATGCCAGAAGAAGCAGTTAACACACTCCAAGAAGCACTATCACATTGTAAAGTATCTTGATCCTCAAGTTGCTAATGGCATAAAAATATAATCACCACCAGAAGCATAAGTGAAGGGATCACTGAACAGTCAACATAGTTCAAGACCTCCCCGTAAAACAGTAATGCGAAAATACTTAAAACAGAAACAAGGGACCCAACAGAGCTGAAGTTCTTTCCAGCCAAGACTCCTACAGAAAAGGCTAACTACCACCCAACGACGCAGAAAATGCAGGGCTGGGCTTCCGGCTTCTTTTCTCCTCAAgttcaccaccaccaccacgaaAGCCAACTCATTTCACCTAATTACTCACTTCCCAAAACTGGGTAACTGACTGATACACAGCCAACCACCAGAAAACGCCGGGCGCGTAAACACAATAGGGACGTGAGCGATAGAACCACTCACTGTATTCCGCTGCAAGTCGTGCAGATGAAAGTCCAAAGGTCGTACAAAACATACTGAGGACCCTGCACGGTGAGAATTCCAGATCAGGATCAGCAGAAAGCGCTACCCAgcacccctttttttttttttcctaccaaTAGCAAAACCCGGCGATTGCACTGAAAACGCCGAGCAGAGAACTAGAAAAATTCTCACCAAGCTGTTGCAGTTGATGCATCTCGGTTCGGGGGCAGCTTCATGAGACCCCGGATGATCTTCTCGTtccgctcctcctctctcctgCTCCCCATTTCCTCGAGCGAATCCCACTCCCGACAAGACcaccaaataaaagaagaaattcggAAACCCTAGACCTCTCAAAATTCGAATCGAATCCCCCCTCGGAAATCCTGATAAAATCTAGTAAAAATCAACCGAGAACAAGCTTAAATCTCCGGAGGACGAAGTGCGAATATCGCACCCCGAAAATACCCcccccaaaaaatgaaaatcggAGATGAACAGCCGTCGATCCGAGGGCGGAGCAGGCCTAGGGCCTGAAGGCGGCGATTGAGAGCTGGAGTGGAGGGAACAGGAAGGAACTGAAATCAGCTGGAAGCTCGATAATGATGAgattccagagagagagagagagagagagagaagcccgTACGTTTTTGGTTTCAAAAGTTCGttccttttaatttaatttcatgcagCACACACGATACTTTGGTCGTTTTTTAAACCCGATcgttgcaatttttttgtttttgttttttgtttttgaagtCCCTATGTCACGGAAAGGCGCTTGAGATTGCCAGTGTCGCTTGGATTAAACTAATGGCCTTTCCATCCAAGTCAATTTTGACGGACCATCATCGGGTAGGAGTTACGATCATTGGTGGTAAATGATTTGGATTTCGTTGCTTTCTGACCTACCAGCATCTGATAGGGCGCACAATCTTTTTCGCGTGACCATTATTAACCTTTTGACGGTTGAAGATGATGCAGTGTTTGGTTCGACTTTCGCAAGCAACTTTGGATGTCGAAAATTCCAGTAAAAATTTAGTTCAAACCGCCGATAACTATTTTCAATGAGTTTTAAAAATACGTAATCCATTTTGACAACTATTTCACGGTAGCTTAAAAGCTCTGAAAGCTCACTTAATATGAATcaaatttttagtaaaataagCAAAGACGTGAACGCTAACTAACATCAATTTTCAACATTCTACAAACGctaaaacttattttatttttcaaaattttcaccaTTCTTTCAAATTTCCGATTcttcccctcctttttttttttattgtaaaaagGTCCAGAAGGTCTGGCGAAAAGCTATGGTTGTCACAAGCCAAATCTAGCATCGACGACGTTGATCAAAGTCGCCCGGGTCGCCAACCCCGAATCGAGGTCACAACTTCAAGCAACCTACGCAATGTGTAACGCTGGTGACCGCCGCCCGAGTCTCACGCCTTGCGGCGCTCTCACTCAGTCGCGCAACCTCGCCGAGGGTTGCTTTGAGGTCCTGGACCCAAAAGCACTAACAACCGAAGCCCTTTCATTGACCAACAAAGGCtttggtcttttttattttaaatatatatattattattaacattagtcaaaatttatatttaaatgttgtatacattattttttcaattttttaaacaaataaaaattaaaaaaaaaaataacattaatCATCTAAGGGCtttttgaatgtgttttttACTAAACGGCGCTTTTCAAATGCAAATTATCGAACGGCCTTTAAATTTCTCCAATAGGCTTTCAAAATAAAGAACCAAACACATCCAGAGGCTGGAGTTATGGTATTTTGCTAACACAATCTTCAAAAGTTTTACGTAAACTTTTGTTTAGATGCTTAAAAACTTGGGGTAACTTCCACTGACTATGAGCCTTGTCAAGTATTTCG
The sequence above is drawn from the Eucalyptus grandis isolate ANBG69807.140 chromosome 11, ASM1654582v1, whole genome shotgun sequence genome and encodes:
- the LOC120289442 gene encoding probable ADP-ribosylation factor GTPase-activating protein AGD14, which translates into the protein MPSFPASTVSASSSNVDLFKSQLAPEPVRSEASTVDLFKGAATSTAPSLDLFQLTPTNVVPSTLQHQTPQAPPSTSLDLFADFPQHRSDATLDNREPELSKHKNEGWATFDSPNSTLSALGTNNSTCDLISSDTDSKKFVPFSSFDPNMDWDISQKTSSQNLPSSIPDLWHGGLENSQVATTTSGTQPWNAFGESAEHLPSESVKQNSETQVATHPLPSSVDHQYLGFEASQDLKDYGLPLSTSIAGCPGQSVQSNLVMGTSCNQSVLSLVIFIEYQFPVAG